A genome region from Alkalimarinus coralli includes the following:
- a CDS encoding ATP-binding protein, with the protein MSEVQRNKSLEKESAAALLLCLEEYSRLADLVRASDKPSNAADAKAKEQSTSLSQYGIGREVMEGATFVAGDDLIRRANALRQTSGDAYQQQVLIPAESNDRSSIIKLISELSERVISETKEGPLYIAEIELSYASQTIRLGVVAQNRQVNNGVWKPKHHQQAGKWVRELERRQIPIVTFIDTPGADAGAKANLRNQAHSISELIATMADLKVPTVGIVWGFGYSGGAIPLAATNLLLSVRDGIFSTIQPKGLASIARKQKLDWQTCARLVGVSAPELFQEGIIDGVIDYSPLEGSQNSERLKAAIVTSLAQIELKSRAIVKKLTPLSQHYIDVSRLLAAGKEELLSKRLAPLDVRGFPSLFGFGYGALRSLKLRSRLKTQSVQLEETTSDVCELPISPDEQQRMLSDSRFSEWLKRSDKLIYEDALFKSWSRYRESEQHRGDERGYIASLFLGNPKGNFEKALHELSAEIAFYLYNGWQQEAPHHLNALIDSLEKLENEVDCNVLANEQLSFIDLIQDSRFKPVTIEHCKQLIRFDTLYEKILANLTEIVSEFSDNKKISESLLQSMLNESGISSDEEVASFSGWLIRIRNTSNFGEFLRTAEQWKKVQHPRSSDVVFVVASYFFEKLYPELFECQKENKTFSGQFNPVFIGRRKDFWNRLNQAIKDLRIQSILNDIKPAASFTPQELIGALFQDFMELDSRITTANPKHFPGFGEAIIRQQAKSKSASGLITGIAEFSVGEDLEPVGLFVSNHAFQAGAFDMSSAERLCRLLAYCAEYSMPVIGFISSGGMQTKEGASALFSMAVVNDQINRFVSDLGLPILMFGYGDCTGGAQASLVTHPLVETYYFSGTNMPFAGRIVVPEYLPVTATLANYLVSEANSMQGLVKHPMVEGLDERLKAIDPAISSAGMSVSELINRWLTHKDIPSRKDEFSNTAAIQKFEPYQKVLVHARGCTAVKLIREAHAMNLNVVLVQSDPDMDSVAADMLKDGDNLVCLGGYTPDESYLNGDSVLRIAEMNGAEALHPGIGFLSENSQFAHQCLAQGLNFIGPSPESMEAMGDKSRAIHTSIELGVPVVPGSHGLLRNIDHAEQIAQEIGFPIILKAAHGGGGKGIVVVEKAEQLKELFYMIKAEARNSFGSGDIYLERLVTRFRHIEVQLLRDRFGCTRILGLRDCSVQRNKQKIIEESVSTVLPSDQEKIARDSAYKLAEACGYHGAGTVEFIYDLDRETLYFMEMNTRLQVEHPVTELVSGVDIVREQYRIAMGKSIDEMPIKESGYALEVRINAESVSVDQGELKVVPTPGLVSKCLFPKVEGVTHIVTVDDGKSIPPFYDNLIAQVIVHAGSREEATEKMSDYLSQVIIEGVDTNIPLLQVILKDPVFLSGDYDTGYLIDLVTRNPAELSTLKGGAGVNESASDETFSIVVDGSEELKVLAPSTSIMYRSASPDQPSYIEEGDTVTVDQTLCLLEAMKMFQPLTLSSFNKAGAEIYPADQKYKITHVKGVSGQQVNRGDLLFVIKPVKVEA; encoded by the coding sequence ATGAGTGAAGTACAGCGTAACAAAAGCCTGGAAAAAGAGTCTGCAGCGGCACTGCTACTGTGTCTCGAAGAGTACTCCAGGTTGGCGGATCTGGTTAGAGCCAGTGACAAGCCATCAAATGCGGCTGATGCCAAAGCTAAAGAGCAATCAACAAGCCTGAGTCAATATGGCATTGGGCGAGAGGTCATGGAAGGTGCCACGTTTGTTGCAGGGGATGACCTGATTCGACGTGCCAATGCGTTGCGGCAGACGTCTGGAGATGCATACCAGCAGCAGGTACTTATTCCCGCAGAAAGCAATGATAGAAGTTCAATTATCAAACTCATTTCTGAGCTTTCTGAGCGGGTCATTTCTGAAACAAAAGAAGGCCCGCTGTATATTGCGGAGATTGAGTTAAGTTATGCCTCGCAGACTATTCGTTTAGGTGTTGTCGCTCAAAACCGCCAGGTTAATAACGGTGTATGGAAGCCAAAGCACCACCAACAAGCCGGCAAGTGGGTTCGGGAGCTTGAGCGCCGTCAGATACCTATTGTCACATTTATTGATACTCCCGGAGCCGATGCGGGGGCCAAAGCCAACTTGCGTAATCAGGCCCATAGCATATCTGAGTTAATCGCGACCATGGCAGACCTTAAGGTTCCTACGGTGGGCATTGTATGGGGCTTTGGTTACTCAGGTGGAGCTATCCCTCTGGCTGCAACCAACCTATTGCTTTCGGTGAGAGATGGTATTTTCAGTACCATTCAACCTAAAGGCCTGGCGTCTATCGCCCGAAAGCAGAAGCTTGATTGGCAGACCTGCGCACGATTGGTTGGGGTGTCTGCACCGGAGCTTTTTCAGGAAGGTATTATCGACGGAGTGATTGACTACTCTCCACTGGAAGGCAGCCAAAACAGTGAGCGTCTTAAAGCGGCCATTGTCACGTCGCTGGCTCAAATTGAATTGAAGTCCCGTGCGATAGTAAAAAAACTGACGCCATTGAGTCAGCACTATATTGATGTCAGCAGGCTATTGGCGGCAGGCAAAGAAGAGTTACTCAGCAAGCGTTTGGCTCCACTGGATGTGAGAGGGTTCCCATCGCTATTTGGTTTTGGTTATGGCGCTTTAAGGTCACTAAAACTGCGTTCTCGACTAAAGACCCAATCCGTGCAGCTGGAAGAGACCACCAGTGATGTTTGCGAGCTACCGATCTCGCCTGATGAGCAGCAGCGAATGCTCAGCGACTCAAGGTTCAGTGAGTGGTTGAAGCGCAGTGACAAGCTAATCTATGAAGATGCGCTTTTCAAAAGCTGGTCGCGTTATCGGGAAAGTGAACAGCACCGAGGTGACGAACGCGGCTATATTGCCTCTCTGTTTCTTGGAAATCCAAAAGGGAACTTTGAAAAAGCACTGCATGAACTGTCTGCCGAAATCGCTTTTTATCTCTATAACGGCTGGCAGCAAGAAGCACCACATCACTTGAATGCACTTATCGACAGTCTTGAGAAGCTTGAAAACGAAGTTGACTGCAACGTACTGGCAAATGAGCAGTTAAGCTTTATTGACCTTATTCAGGACAGTCGCTTTAAGCCGGTCACTATCGAACACTGCAAACAGTTAATTAGGTTCGATACGCTGTACGAGAAAATTCTGGCTAACCTGACAGAAATTGTCTCTGAATTTAGTGACAATAAAAAAATATCGGAATCGTTGCTACAGTCTATGTTGAACGAGTCCGGCATTAGCAGCGACGAAGAGGTCGCGTCATTTAGTGGATGGCTGATACGTATCCGCAACACCAGTAACTTCGGGGAGTTTTTAAGAACCGCAGAACAGTGGAAAAAGGTTCAACACCCCCGCTCCTCTGACGTCGTGTTTGTGGTTGCCAGCTACTTCTTTGAAAAACTATATCCTGAACTGTTTGAGTGTCAGAAAGAGAATAAAACATTCTCGGGCCAGTTTAACCCAGTGTTTATCGGCCGAAGAAAAGACTTCTGGAACCGGTTAAACCAAGCCATCAAAGACTTAAGAATTCAGTCTATTCTTAATGATATTAAACCTGCTGCCAGCTTTACTCCACAAGAGCTGATAGGCGCTTTATTTCAGGACTTTATGGAGCTGGATAGCCGCATTACCACGGCGAATCCGAAACACTTCCCGGGGTTTGGCGAAGCCATTATTCGCCAGCAGGCCAAATCAAAATCTGCATCAGGGTTGATAACAGGTATAGCCGAGTTTTCCGTCGGTGAAGACCTGGAACCTGTAGGGCTTTTTGTTTCCAATCACGCATTTCAGGCAGGGGCATTTGATATGTCTTCGGCCGAGCGTTTATGCCGGTTACTGGCTTACTGTGCTGAATACTCCATGCCCGTTATTGGTTTTATCAGCTCGGGCGGAATGCAAACAAAAGAAGGTGCGTCAGCGCTGTTTTCCATGGCGGTGGTAAACGACCAAATTAACCGGTTTGTCAGTGATCTGGGGCTCCCTATTTTGATGTTTGGTTATGGGGACTGCACGGGTGGAGCACAAGCAAGTCTGGTAACTCACCCGTTAGTCGAAACCTACTATTTTTCGGGCACCAATATGCCGTTTGCAGGCCGTATTGTTGTACCTGAATATCTTCCGGTAACCGCTACACTGGCTAACTATCTGGTGTCAGAAGCCAATAGCATGCAGGGACTTGTCAAACACCCTATGGTTGAGGGGCTCGATGAGCGACTTAAAGCGATTGACCCGGCAATCAGTTCTGCGGGAATGAGTGTTTCTGAACTGATTAACAGATGGCTGACTCATAAAGACATACCGAGCCGCAAAGATGAATTTAGTAATACCGCAGCGATACAGAAGTTTGAGCCGTATCAGAAAGTGCTCGTTCACGCGCGAGGGTGCACCGCTGTTAAGCTGATTCGCGAAGCCCATGCAATGAACCTTAACGTGGTGCTTGTTCAGTCCGATCCGGATATGGATTCGGTTGCAGCGGATATGCTGAAAGATGGTGATAATCTGGTTTGTTTGGGCGGATATACCCCCGATGAAAGCTATCTGAACGGTGACAGTGTGCTGCGAATTGCAGAAATGAATGGTGCAGAAGCGCTTCATCCGGGAATTGGTTTTCTTTCTGAAAATAGCCAGTTCGCACACCAGTGTTTAGCGCAGGGGCTGAACTTTATCGGGCCATCGCCAGAAAGCATGGAAGCGATGGGGGATAAGTCCAGAGCGATACACACCTCTATTGAGCTGGGCGTTCCAGTGGTACCAGGCAGTCATGGGCTGCTTAGAAACATCGATCACGCAGAGCAGATCGCTCAGGAAATAGGCTTCCCCATTATTTTGAAAGCCGCTCACGGCGGTGGTGGTAAAGGCATTGTCGTTGTCGAAAAAGCAGAGCAGCTAAAAGAACTGTTTTATATGATCAAAGCCGAAGCTCGCAATAGCTTTGGGAGTGGAGATATCTATCTGGAGCGGCTGGTGACGCGCTTCAGGCATATTGAAGTGCAGTTATTGCGAGACCGGTTTGGTTGCACACGCATTTTAGGTTTGCGTGATTGTAGTGTTCAGCGCAACAAGCAGAAGATCATCGAAGAGTCTGTCTCTACTGTACTGCCATCCGATCAAGAGAAAATTGCTAGAGACTCGGCTTATAAACTGGCGGAAGCCTGTGGTTACCATGGCGCAGGTACGGTTGAATTTATTTATGACCTTGACCGCGAAACGCTCTACTTTATGGAAATGAATACCCGTTTGCAGGTAGAGCATCCGGTGACAGAGCTGGTCAGTGGTGTGGATATCGTTAGAGAGCAGTATCGCATTGCAATGGGTAAGTCTATTGATGAGATGCCGATAAAAGAATCCGGTTATGCACTTGAAGTAAGAATCAACGCTGAGAGTGTTTCGGTTGATCAGGGTGAACTAAAAGTCGTACCGACACCTGGCTTGGTAAGCAAGTGTCTGTTCCCGAAAGTGGAGGGCGTTACCCATATCGTTACGGTTGATGACGGTAAGTCGATTCCACCGTTTTACGATAACCTGATTGCTCAAGTCATCGTTCACGCCGGTTCGCGAGAAGAAGCCACTGAGAAAATGTCAGACTATCTTTCGCAAGTCATTATTGAAGGGGTCGATACCAATATTCCATTGTTGCAGGTCATACTGAAAGACCCGGTCTTCCTGTCTGGTGATTATGATACCGGCTACTTAATCGATCTGGTTACAAGAAACCCTGCTGAATTAAGCACATTGAAGGGAGGCGCGGGAGTTAATGAGTCAGCATCGGACGAGACCTTCTCAATCGTTGTAGACGGCTCAGAAGAGCTGAAAGTTCTCGCACCCTCGACCAGCATTATGTACCGCTCTGCATCACCTGATCAGCCCTCCTATATCGAAGAGGGTGATACGGTCACGGTTGATCAGACCCTGTGTTTGTTAGAGGCGATGAAGATGTTCCAGCCACTTACATTGTCAAGTTTCAATAAAGCCGGTGCAGAGATCTATCCGGCTGACCAGAAGTATAAAATCACTCACGTTAAAGGTGTCTCAGGACAGCAAGTGAACAGAGGTGATCTTCTATTTGTTATTAAACCTGTAAAAGTCGAAGCCTGA
- a CDS encoding AraC family transcriptional regulator: MNSFSPSIGSSSVLALISLLDDYGFSRQQVSDISGIDLSTLDLQDSRLPLDQYKTLWDTALKITNNPALGLELGQIFNASKIGLVGHIIFNSENLAKGLKEYVRLFSIVNEAISLNFETDEKYAYLRFIHLNPEHYCIPDMERSMVLSLYRGKALFDSDIQWESVDFQHAQPDYVDKYQKVFNCPLNFNQNHCQIVFQRDYLELAPKQRNPYLGSAALEYANSMLKKLFRRSYADKVKGLIAQSISTGEADVDHIAEKLNTSRQTLYRKLKAEGVSFQSLLEDVRFSTAKEQLRNSDRQLSEIAFSLGFSDLSAFSRAFKRWSGVTPKEYRDGV, translated from the coding sequence ATGAACAGCTTTAGTCCAAGTATCGGTAGCTCATCAGTACTCGCCCTTATCTCTCTCTTGGACGACTACGGCTTTTCCCGGCAACAGGTTTCGGACATATCCGGCATAGACCTTAGTACCCTCGACCTTCAAGATAGCCGCCTGCCGCTAGACCAATACAAAACCCTTTGGGACACCGCACTTAAGATTACCAATAATCCTGCATTGGGGTTGGAGCTTGGCCAGATATTTAATGCATCTAAAATCGGCCTAGTCGGCCATATTATTTTTAATAGTGAAAATCTGGCTAAAGGTTTGAAGGAGTATGTTCGGCTGTTCAGTATCGTTAACGAAGCGATTTCACTGAATTTTGAAACCGACGAGAAATATGCGTATCTGCGCTTTATTCACCTTAACCCCGAGCACTACTGCATCCCGGATATGGAGCGCTCAATGGTACTTTCGCTCTATCGTGGAAAGGCGCTGTTTGATAGCGATATCCAGTGGGAATCTGTTGACTTTCAACATGCTCAACCCGATTACGTTGATAAATACCAAAAGGTTTTTAATTGCCCTCTCAACTTTAACCAAAACCACTGCCAGATAGTGTTTCAGCGTGACTATTTGGAACTAGCCCCAAAGCAGCGCAACCCATACCTTGGAAGTGCGGCACTGGAATACGCCAACAGCATGCTAAAAAAACTGTTCCGACGCTCTTATGCCGATAAAGTAAAGGGGCTGATTGCCCAGTCCATCAGCACAGGTGAAGCGGATGTTGACCATATTGCCGAAAAGCTCAATACCAGCAGGCAAACACTCTACCGCAAACTCAAAGCAGAAGGCGTTTCGTTTCAAAGCTTATTGGAAGATGTTCGGTTCAGCACCGCAAAAGAACAACTCAGGAACTCTGACCGTCAGTTAAGCGAGATTGCATTTTCACTAGGATTTAGTGATTTAAGCGCGTTTAGTCGCGCATTTAAACGATGGAGCGGGGTTACACCAAAAGAATATAGAGACGGGGTGTGA
- a CDS encoding Crp/Fnr family transcriptional regulator, with protein sequence MLDELKLEQIKKHYLFSGLSEKALAEVARITKLSELEPDQHLFFQGEKADHFYLILSGQIKLTRLTPDGNEKVIEILMPGQTFAEAVMFMHKDDYPVTATSISDAKVFSFNSKHFLGILEENPKTCLSLLGDLALRLRGRLNEIENLTMKNATYRVVRFFLNELEKQGETNSRVELSIQKQLIASRLSIKPETLSRIFHTLKDREILETQGKTIIIKDVDKLKSFE encoded by the coding sequence ATGTTAGATGAATTAAAGTTAGAACAAATTAAAAAGCACTACCTTTTCTCTGGTTTATCAGAAAAAGCGCTGGCAGAAGTCGCCCGTATAACCAAGTTGTCTGAGCTTGAGCCCGACCAACACCTGTTCTTTCAAGGTGAAAAGGCTGATCATTTTTATCTGATTTTATCTGGCCAGATTAAACTCACTCGCCTGACACCCGACGGTAACGAGAAAGTCATTGAGATATTAATGCCAGGGCAAACGTTTGCTGAAGCGGTTATGTTCATGCACAAAGACGACTACCCGGTCACGGCAACCTCGATCTCGGATGCGAAAGTTTTTTCGTTTAATAGCAAACATTTTTTGGGCATTCTGGAAGAGAATCCTAAAACATGTTTGAGTTTGCTGGGAGATCTGGCACTTCGCCTCCGCGGCAGACTCAATGAGATTGAGAATCTCACCATGAAAAACGCAACGTACCGTGTGGTACGCTTCTTCTTGAACGAGCTAGAGAAACAAGGCGAAACCAATAGCCGGGTTGAGCTGTCGATTCAGAAGCAGCTTATCGCTTCTCGCCTGTCGATCAAACCGGAAACATTATCGCGTATTTTTCATACCCTAAAAGACCGTGAAATACTTGAGACTCAGGGTAAAACGATCATCATCAAAGATGTCGACAAACTAAAATCATTTGAATAA
- the ubiT gene encoding ubiquinone anaerobic biosynthesis accessory factor UbiT, protein MFPRPPSPSKLYSQLPRILAKPLAHVPFPAQRIAMTKVLQQVFKEALESGECEFLRNRWLLVKINDLGINWYFSLGQDGKILLQPAGAHDVSISGNLNEFILLAARKEDPDTLFFQRRLLIEGDTELGLEVKNLIDSLDTNELSNELRFLLSSAGEYVGIFAS, encoded by the coding sequence TTGTTTCCAAGACCTCCTTCTCCTTCGAAACTATACTCTCAACTCCCCCGCATACTGGCAAAACCGCTGGCTCATGTGCCGTTTCCGGCTCAACGTATTGCGATGACAAAAGTGCTGCAACAAGTATTTAAAGAAGCGCTGGAGTCTGGCGAATGTGAGTTTTTAAGAAACCGATGGTTATTAGTAAAAATAAACGATCTGGGTATTAACTGGTATTTCAGCCTGGGCCAAGACGGGAAAATACTGTTGCAGCCTGCTGGGGCTCATGACGTGAGCATCAGCGGTAACCTGAATGAATTTATTTTGCTGGCAGCAAGAAAAGAAGACCCTGATACGCTATTCTTTCAAAGACGCCTGTTAATTGAGGGCGACACAGAGCTTGGTCTGGAAGTTAAAAACCTGATCGATTCACTGGATACCAATGAGTTATCCAATGAGCTGCGCTTTCTACTCAGCAGCGCGGGTGAATATGTCGGTATTTTTGCATCGTAA
- a CDS encoding TIGR01212 family radical SAM protein (This family includes YhcC from E. coli K-12, an uncharacterized radical SAM protein.) → MDLTKHATTLGHHLKQKWGERVHKVSINAAFTCPNRDGSKGIGGCTFCNNASFSPSDRKIVTPVEDQVLAGQQVIVKRTGAKKYLAYFQSYTNTYAEIEYLRELYESALNSPNVIGISVGTRPDCVPDAVLDLLQSYQQQGHEVWLELGLQSSFDASLDRVNRGHGFAEYVDAVKRARARGLQICTHLIAGLPGEKPEDTLVSLDKVLALGTDGLKIHPLHVVKGTQLAREWKRGEYHPMSQSEYVALVAEVIRRTPKSVVFHRFTGTASEELLLAPAWCSKKWVVLNEICTELETRARE, encoded by the coding sequence ATGGACTTAACAAAACATGCCACTACGTTAGGCCATCATTTAAAACAAAAATGGGGCGAGCGAGTCCACAAGGTTTCAATTAACGCTGCGTTTACCTGTCCCAACCGAGATGGTTCAAAGGGCATTGGCGGGTGTACATTCTGCAACAACGCATCTTTTTCTCCCTCAGATAGAAAAATCGTCACGCCGGTAGAAGATCAGGTACTGGCAGGCCAGCAAGTTATTGTGAAACGAACCGGCGCAAAAAAATACTTAGCCTATTTTCAGTCTTACACCAACACCTACGCCGAAATTGAATACCTTCGAGAGTTATATGAAAGCGCACTCAACAGCCCGAATGTAATTGGCATATCGGTAGGTACACGGCCTGATTGTGTGCCGGATGCCGTGCTCGATCTACTGCAGTCATATCAGCAGCAGGGGCATGAAGTATGGCTTGAGCTAGGGTTGCAATCGTCATTTGATGCCTCGCTTGATCGAGTTAACCGAGGCCATGGTTTTGCCGAGTATGTTGATGCCGTAAAGCGTGCACGAGCGAGAGGGCTGCAAATATGCACTCACTTAATTGCCGGTCTGCCCGGTGAAAAGCCCGAAGACACCCTGGTTTCACTTGATAAGGTTCTCGCGCTTGGCACCGACGGGCTAAAGATACACCCATTACACGTCGTTAAAGGCACTCAGCTAGCCCGTGAATGGAAACGAGGCGAGTATCACCCTATGTCTCAAAGTGAATATGTTGCACTGGTTGCTGAAGTCATCAGAAGGACGCCAAAATCGGTTGTATTTCACCGGTTCACCGGTACAGCATCAGAAGAGTTATTGCTTGCGCCAGCCTGGTGTAGCAAGAAATGGGTTGTTCTCAATGAAATCTGTACAGAACTTGAGACTAGAGCGCGTGAGTGA
- the ubiU gene encoding ubiquinone anaerobic biosynthesis protein UbiU — MELVCPAGSLSALKVAVDSGADAVYIGFKDDTNARHFAGLNFADKKAQDGLAYARDKGVKVFVAINTYSQTAGWSRWQKAVDTAQDLGVNALICADMAVMDYAAERYPDLPLHLSVQGSATNYETLKFYKNNFGIRRAVLPRVLSLKQVEAVAEYSPVELEVFAFGSLCIMAEGRCYLSSYLTDESPNTCGACSPAKDVRWEQTDAGLEARLNDVLIDRFEEGENAGYPTLCKGRFKVGERTFHAIEEPTSLNTVELIPDLYAAGIKAVKIEGRQRSPAYVENVVRTWRRAIDLHKMNPEHFRVKKQWKDDLAKVSEGAQTTLGAYTRAWQ, encoded by the coding sequence GTGGAATTGGTCTGTCCAGCAGGTAGCCTTTCTGCTCTAAAAGTCGCCGTCGATAGTGGTGCTGATGCGGTGTATATAGGCTTCAAAGATGATACCAATGCCAGGCATTTTGCAGGTCTTAACTTTGCTGATAAAAAAGCTCAGGATGGACTTGCCTATGCACGCGATAAAGGCGTGAAAGTGTTTGTTGCTATCAATACATACTCGCAAACAGCCGGTTGGTCGCGATGGCAGAAAGCGGTTGATACCGCCCAGGACTTAGGCGTAAACGCGCTGATATGTGCGGATATGGCGGTGATGGACTATGCAGCCGAGCGGTACCCCGACCTTCCGCTGCACTTGTCGGTTCAAGGTTCGGCCACCAACTATGAAACGCTCAAGTTTTATAAAAATAATTTCGGCATTCGTCGTGCCGTTCTGCCGAGAGTGCTCTCGCTGAAACAGGTAGAAGCCGTTGCAGAGTACTCGCCGGTAGAGCTGGAAGTTTTTGCGTTTGGTAGCTTATGTATTATGGCAGAAGGGCGCTGCTATCTCTCATCCTATTTGACTGACGAATCCCCCAATACCTGTGGCGCCTGCTCGCCAGCCAAAGATGTGCGCTGGGAGCAGACCGACGCAGGGCTTGAAGCACGGCTCAATGACGTGTTGATTGACCGCTTCGAAGAGGGGGAAAATGCGGGTTACCCAACCTTATGTAAAGGCCGGTTTAAAGTCGGGGAGAGAACCTTCCATGCCATCGAAGAGCCGACCAGTCTCAACACCGTAGAATTGATACCCGACCTGTACGCCGCAGGTATTAAAGCAGTAAAAATTGAAGGTCGGCAGCGCAGCCCCGCCTATGTTGAGAATGTTGTTCGAACCTGGCGACGAGCGATCGACCTGCACAAGATGAACCCGGAACACTTCAGGGTTAAAAAACAGTGGAAAGATGACCTGGCAAAAGTATCTGAAGGTGCTCAAACCACATTAGGCGCGTACACAAGAGCGTGGCAATAG
- a CDS encoding U32 family peptidase: MKLSLGPILYYWTKQQTLAFYEQAADADVDIIYLGETVCSKRRELRAQDWIDLAKSLSQSGKQVVLSTLTLLAAESELKTLRKLCDNGDIMVEANDMAGVQLMSEQGVPFVSGPAINIYNARALKVMKKQGVTRWVMPVELGRETLHELLADAEAMGIKEGLETEVYAYGRLPLAYSARCFTARYYDLPKDNCQLKCIDHPEGIAVHSQEDDELFTLNGIQTMSGRTYNLESELPTMQKIGVDIARISPQGEGTFEKVDQFRKALAGTAQTIALSEAECNGYWFKSPGMDQVLSAD, encoded by the coding sequence ATGAAATTATCTCTGGGGCCGATTCTTTACTATTGGACAAAACAGCAAACCCTGGCTTTTTATGAGCAGGCAGCCGATGCCGACGTTGATATCATTTACCTCGGTGAAACCGTCTGCTCAAAGCGGCGCGAACTAAGGGCTCAGGACTGGATAGACCTGGCAAAATCACTCTCGCAAAGCGGTAAGCAGGTGGTACTATCAACACTGACGCTGCTGGCAGCAGAGTCAGAACTAAAGACCCTTCGAAAGTTGTGTGACAACGGCGACATTATGGTTGAAGCCAACGATATGGCAGGTGTTCAGCTAATGAGCGAGCAGGGCGTGCCATTTGTTTCCGGCCCTGCGATTAATATCTACAACGCCAGGGCGTTAAAGGTGATGAAAAAGCAAGGTGTAACGCGGTGGGTGATGCCTGTCGAGCTAGGCCGGGAAACGCTGCACGAACTACTTGCCGATGCTGAAGCAATGGGTATTAAAGAGGGGCTTGAAACAGAAGTCTACGCCTATGGCCGGTTACCGTTGGCGTACTCTGCGCGCTGTTTTACCGCCCGATACTACGACCTGCCAAAAGACAACTGTCAGTTAAAATGTATTGATCACCCCGAAGGTATCGCGGTTCACAGTCAGGAAGACGACGAACTGTTTACGCTGAACGGTATTCAAACCATGTCCGGTAGAACCTATAACCTTGAAAGTGAGCTGCCCACCATGCAAAAAATCGGTGTGGATATCGCTCGTATAAGCCCCCAGGGTGAGGGCACCTTTGAGAAAGTTGATCAGTTTAGAAAAGCACTGGCTGGCACCGCCCAAACTATTGCCTTATCTGAAGCAGAGTGCAACGGGTATTGGTTTAAGTCACCCGGTATGGATCAGGTATTAAGCGCCGATTAA
- a CDS encoding SirB2 family protein encodes MSYMILKHIHLTCIGLTFILFSVRGFWMLTNSDKLQMKWVKIAPHIIDTCLLLSAISLAVMLQISPFVHGWLMAKIIGLIVYIVLGTVALKRGKTKAVRTTAFVLALLTFGYIVNVALTKSAALF; translated from the coding sequence ATGAGTTATATGATCCTTAAACACATCCACCTCACCTGTATTGGCTTAACCTTTATTCTGTTTTCGGTTCGCGGTTTCTGGATGCTGACAAACTCAGATAAGCTTCAGATGAAATGGGTAAAAATTGCCCCCCATATTATTGATACCTGCCTGCTCTTAAGTGCCATCTCACTTGCCGTTATGCTGCAAATATCGCCATTCGTTCACGGCTGGTTGATGGCGAAAATTATTGGGCTGATTGTTTATATTGTTTTGGGAACGGTGGCATTAAAACGAGGGAAAACAAAAGCCGTTCGAACGACGGCTTTTGTTCTGGCGCTGCTCACGTTTGGCTATATTGTTAACGTGGCACTGACGAAATCAGCGGCACTGTTTTAA